Genomic segment of Cytophagia bacterium CHB2:
GCAAGAGCCGCGAGATCTACGCGATCAAAAACGTGATCGGCGTCAGTGAAAACAAAGTTGAGCAGTACAAGTATCTGCCGGTTACCTCTTACGATATCCTCGATACCGCGGCTCCGGAGCACGAATACCGGCGGTTTTATTCGGTGATCCGGCGCACGACGCCAAAAGACATGAGTGAGACGTACATTCGATTATTTGGGCCGAGCATGGAACTGGAGGGTTTTCCGCGCGAAACCTTGAGCCTGGAAGCAACGATGTCCAACGGCTATTTGCCCGCTAGTTATTTGGAAGCGGGCATGCTGAAAGAGCCGGTCAAATTTCCGCCCGGCGTCGATGCCGCAAACCTTACCACGCCCACGGAAGCGTTGGAATGCCCGGAGCAGCAAAATTTTCTATGGGCATTGATCTCGCATCTCACCTTGAGTTACAGCACACTGGCCGAGACGGATAATCTGAAAAAGATTTTAAGCCTTTATAACTGGTCGCCGTCGCAAATCAATTCGAATAAGAAAAGAATTCAAGGCGTTGTGCGCGTTCAGCCGCCCGCTTCCAAAAACATTTTTGACAAGCAGAAACGCATGCTAGTGCGCGGCATTGAATTCAAGCTCGAGGTTGATCCTGCGGCTTTTGAACAAGGCCCCGGCGACATTCATTTGTTCGGTCTGGTGTTGAATCGTTTTCTCGCGCAATATGTTACGATCAATTCCGTGGTTTTCCTGACCATCGTCGAAGTTGGCACCAATCGGGAATATAAATG
This window contains:
- a CDS encoding type VI secretion system baseplate subunit TssF, with translation KSREIYAIKNVIGVSENKVEQYKYLPVTSYDILDTAAPEHEYRRFYSVIRRTTPKDMSETYIRLFGPSMELEGFPRETLSLEATMSNGYLPASYLEAGMLKEPVKFPPGVDAANLTTPTEALECPEQQNFLWALISHLTLSYSTLAETDNLKKILSLYNWSPSQINSNKKRIQGVVRVQPPASKNIFDKQKRMLVRGIEFKLEVDPAAFEQGPGDIHLFGLVLNRFLAQYVTINSVVFLTIVEVGTNREYKWEPNLGQILPV